In Nitrosococcus halophilus Nc 4, the genomic stretch GGGTTCGCAAACGGTCCACCAAATAGCGGAAGAACTCCAGGTGTCCACCCTGATAGGAGCTAATGGCGATGCCATCCGCATCTTCTTGTAAGGCGGCCCGGACAATTTCTTCAACGCCTCGATTATGTCCTAAATGAACAACCTCAGCGCCCTGATCTTGCAGCATCCGCCGGATGATGTTGATGGCCGCGTCATGACCGTCAAATAGGGAGGTGGCGGTTATAAAGCGCAAGGGGGACTGCGCTGCCATGGGGAGAATATGGGGAGGAGGATGGGTAACCGTTGCCATAGCCGACCTCTCCTGAAAGGGCCGTTACTGAACTTTTAAACTATTCTTAACTTTAGTTGATGGCGGAGATTTAAAGTTCAGATCCAAGGTAGAAGGGTGAGTTCTTTTGTTCTAAAAATAATTTTATGAATCAATCAATTAGTTCAGGATATGGGCGTGGGAACCAGTCCCTTTGGGATGCTGTCATAGGAATTAAGGGGTGGGCTATTAGAAGGGCGAGGCACCGGATGGAAGTAAGCAAACAGCAGCGACATTGCCATGAACCCAAATGATATTGTGATTGTTGCGGCCAGGCGAACGCCAGTGGGCGGTTTTCTCGGCCAACTTTCCCCCCTATCGGCGCCGGCATTAGGCACGGCAGTGTTAGAGGCGGTCCTGGCTGACAGCGGGGTGGAAGCTGCCCACATTAGCGAAGTGTTGATGGGCTGTGTGCTCCCGGCGGGCATCGGCCAGGCGCCGGCGCGGCAAGCGGCCCTCGGAGCGGGAATTCCCCCTGCGGTGGGGTGCACCACCATTAATAAGGTCTGCGGCTCGGGCATGAAGACCATCATGCTGGGACATGACCTCTGCTTGGCAGGCTCGGCTGAGTTGGTGTTAGCCGGCGGGATGGAGTCCATGAGTAATGCCCCTTACCTGCTGCCTAAAGCACGTCAGGGGTATCGTTTCGGACATCAGCAGGTGCTTGACCATATGTTCCTAGATGGTCTGGAAAATGCCCAGGATGGCCAGCGCATGGGCTATTTTGCTGAACTCTGCGTGGATCGTTATGGTTTTACCCGAGAGCAGCAGGATGCCTATGCGGCGGAGTCGGTCCGGCGCGCCGTGGCCGCCTTGGATAATGGCGCCTTGGCGACTGAAATCCTACCGCTGAGGGTCCCTGGGCGGGGGGAAGCGCAACGGGTGCATGAAGATGAACAACCCCGTCGGAGCGACATTTCCAAGATCCCGACTATGAAGCCTGCTTTTCGGGAAGGAGGAACGGTCACCGCGGCCAATGCCTCTTCCATTTCCGATGGGGCTGCCGCCGTGCTACTGATGAAACGGGCTACCGCCATTACCCTGGGGCTTACCCCCTTGGCGCGGATTGTGGCCCACGCGAGCCATGCCCAAGCGCCGGAGGAGTTTACGACGGCCCCGATTGGGGCGATCAAAAAGCTCCAGGATAAACTCGGATGGTCGGAGGCGGATCTCTATGAAATCAATGAGGCCTTTGCTGTGGTGACTTTGGCCGCCATGGAGGAGTTGGGTCTGGACCATGCTAAGGTGAATGTGAATGGCGGTGCCTGTGCGGTAGGCCACCCCATTGGTGCTAGCGGAGCACGGTTGGTGGTGACCCTACTCCATGCCCTGCGTCAGCAGGGCCTCCAGCGGGGGATTGCCGCTCTCTGTATCGGCGGGGGGGAAGCTACGGCCATGGCCCTAGAAGCTGAATGAGCAGGATTATTTTGTCGGGAACGTATGGATAGAGCCCATTAAATGGCCATTATCGAGACCAAGATCGATCCATCCTCACCGGAGTTTGCCA encodes the following:
- a CDS encoding acetyl-CoA C-acyltransferase, coding for MNPNDIVIVAARRTPVGGFLGQLSPLSAPALGTAVLEAVLADSGVEAAHISEVLMGCVLPAGIGQAPARQAALGAGIPPAVGCTTINKVCGSGMKTIMLGHDLCLAGSAELVLAGGMESMSNAPYLLPKARQGYRFGHQQVLDHMFLDGLENAQDGQRMGYFAELCVDRYGFTREQQDAYAAESVRRAVAALDNGALATEILPLRVPGRGEAQRVHEDEQPRRSDISKIPTMKPAFREGGTVTAANASSISDGAAAVLLMKRATAITLGLTPLARIVAHASHAQAPEEFTTAPIGAIKKLQDKLGWSEADLYEINEAFAVVTLAAMEELGLDHAKVNVNGGACAVGHPIGASGARLVVTLLHALRQQGLQRGIAALCIGGGEATAMALEAE